The Lycium ferocissimum isolate CSIRO_LF1 chromosome 10, AGI_CSIRO_Lferr_CH_V1, whole genome shotgun sequence genome window below encodes:
- the LOC132035545 gene encoding uncharacterized protein LOC132035545 encodes MGNGYNQHHQQQLYHHIRNGNHSFFLPMLCKLSIKDVKLQNTKNPSSSNNISSDNNEPCSPKVSCMGQVKRNNRVIGFPTPITGPVNPKVKYPKIKKLFSGKNRSSVTVVKESSKINISELDPPLPVVKKVKTVSEDGGLWKRRSGGATLKSLQIQQVHLSTDKNLLQPTTV; translated from the coding sequence ATGGGAAATGGTTATaaccaacatcatcaacaacaactttATCACCATATTCGTAATGGAAACCACAGTTTTTTCTTACCAATGCTTTGTAAACTTTCCATCAAAGATGTAAAATTACAAAACACCAAAAACCCTTCATCTTCAAATAATATCTCTAGTGATAATAATGAACCTTGTTCACCAAAAGTAAGTTGTATGGGTCAAGTTAAAAGAAACAATAGAGTTATTGGTTTTCCAACACCCATAACTGGTCCAGTAAATCCAAAAGTGAAATACCCAAAGATCAAGAAATTGTTTTCTGGTAAGAATAGAAGTAGTGTTACTGTGGTTAAAGAGAGCAGTAAAATTAATATTAGTGAATTGGATCCACCGTTACCAGTGGTGAAAAAGGTAAAAACAGTGAGTGAAGATGGTGGATTATGGAAGAGGAGATCTGGTGGGGCCACATTGAAAAGTTTGCAGATCCAACAAGTTCATTTATCTACTGATAAAAATTTACTGCAACCAACTACTGTCtag